One window of the Nitrospirota bacterium genome contains the following:
- a CDS encoding glutamine--tRNA ligase/YqeY domain fusion protein: MNDNSPKPSDFIREIISEDLKQNKNESRVHTRFPPEPNGYLHLGHAKSICLNFGIANEFKGGLCNLRFDDTNPTKEEVEYVEAIKDDVDWLGFDWDDREYYASDYFDQFYVHALQLINNGKAYVCDLSADEMRQYRGTLTEPGKESPFRNRSVQENIALFELMKGGEFEDGSRTLRAKIDMSSGNINMRDPVIYRIQKTSHHRTGDKWCIYPMYDFAHCVSDSIEGITHSLCTLEFEDHRPLYDWFLDELNIYHPQQIEFARLNITNTVLSKRKLITLVNEGHVTGWDDPRMPTLSGLRRRGYTPEAIRNFCERIGIAKRNSTVDMALLEHCLREDLNKRAPRFMAVLDPLKVVIENYPDDQVEEFDAVNNPEDESMGTRKVPFSREIYIERDDFMEDPPKKFFRLAPGREVRLRYAYFITCTGVAKDENGVITEIRCTYDPETRGGDSPDGRKVKATIHWVSAPRSLPAEVRLYDHLFSVSEPGEDFIADLNPNSLKTMSFSRIEPALVDAFMCQFERLGYFCVDPQDSFIKKMPVFNRTVTLKDTWAKVNKAENK, translated from the coding sequence ATGAATGATAATTCTCCAAAACCATCTGACTTTATCAGGGAGATAATCTCTGAAGACCTTAAACAGAACAAGAACGAGAGCCGCGTGCATACGCGCTTCCCGCCTGAGCCTAACGGCTATCTTCATTTAGGCCACGCAAAGTCCATATGCCTTAATTTTGGCATCGCAAATGAATTTAAGGGCGGACTCTGCAATCTTCGTTTCGATGATACTAACCCGACTAAAGAGGAAGTTGAATATGTCGAAGCGATAAAAGATGATGTCGACTGGCTCGGCTTTGACTGGGACGACAGGGAATACTACGCCTCCGATTACTTTGACCAGTTCTATGTGCACGCGCTTCAACTGATCAACAACGGCAAGGCGTATGTATGCGACCTGAGCGCTGATGAGATGAGGCAGTACAGGGGGACTCTTACAGAGCCGGGCAAGGAGAGCCCGTTCAGGAATCGTTCAGTACAGGAGAACATAGCCCTCTTTGAGCTGATGAAGGGTGGGGAGTTTGAGGATGGCTCACGCACACTCCGCGCAAAGATAGATATGTCATCCGGCAACATCAACATGCGCGATCCTGTCATCTATCGTATTCAGAAAACCTCCCATCACAGGACAGGCGACAAGTGGTGTATCTATCCTATGTATGATTTTGCTCACTGCGTATCAGATTCTATTGAGGGCATCACTCATTCGCTATGCACTCTTGAGTTTGAAGACCATCGTCCCCTCTATGACTGGTTTTTGGATGAATTGAATATCTATCATCCTCAGCAGATCGAGTTCGCGCGCCTTAACATAACGAATACGGTTTTGAGCAAGAGAAAGCTTATTACGCTTGTAAATGAAGGGCATGTCACGGGCTGGGACGACCCCAGGATGCCGACCCTTTCAGGCTTGCGAAGGCGCGGCTACACCCCTGAGGCTATCAGAAACTTTTGTGAACGTATAGGCATCGCAAAGAGAAACAGCACAGTTGATATGGCTTTGCTTGAGCACTGTCTCAGGGAGGATCTTAACAAACGCGCCCCGCGCTTTATGGCGGTGCTTGACCCTTTGAAGGTTGTGATAGAGAACTATCCTGATGATCAGGTAGAAGAGTTTGATGCCGTGAACAATCCTGAAGATGAGAGCATGGGCACGAGAAAGGTGCCTTTTTCACGGGAAATCTATATTGAGCGTGATGACTTTATGGAAGACCCGCCGAAGAAGTTCTTCCGCCTGGCTCCGGGGCGGGAGGTGCGTTTAAGGTATGCCTACTTTATAACCTGCACAGGTGTGGCCAAAGATGAGAACGGAGTTATCACTGAGATCCGCTGCACCTATGACCCGGAGACAAGGGGCGGCGATTCTCCTGACGGCCGCAAGGTCAAGGCAACGATCCATTGGGTATCTGCGCCGAGGTCTCTGCCTGCTGAAGTGCGGTTGTATGATCACCTCTTTTCAGTTTCTGAGCCCGGTGAGGATTTTATCGCAGATCTGAATCCGAACTCGCTTAAGACAATGTCATTCAGCCGTATTGAGCCGGCTCTTGTGGATGCGTTCATGTGTCAGTTCGAGAGGCTCGGCTATTTTTGTGTCGACCCGCAAGACTCTTTTATTAAGAAGATGCCGGTCTTTAACAGGACAGTGACTTTGAAAGATACATGGGCCAAGGTAAATAAGGCGGAGAATAAATAA
- the larB gene encoding nickel pincer cofactor biosynthesis protein LarB produces MDNKKIKNLLESVKTGDVSVMKAMETLKHLPYEDMGFAKVDHHRSLRHGIPEVIYAQGKEIKDIVSISDSILKRSGKLFITKASKPVFQKIEALCRKHKKKAEFYERSGVIIVGGEKKKEGFVAVISAGTSDISVAEEAAVTASFLGSRVEITYDVGVAGLHRLMDAKDSLKDAKVLIVVAGMEGALPSVVGGMTDKPIIAVPTSVGYGVNLGGITTLFAMLSSCVPGIAVMNIDNGFGAGVLAHKINLL; encoded by the coding sequence ATGGATAACAAGAAGATAAAAAATTTACTTGAGTCTGTGAAGACGGGAGATGTCTCGGTAATGAAGGCGATGGAGACCTTAAAGCATCTTCCGTATGAGGACATGGGTTTTGCAAAGGTCGACCATCACAGGTCACTGAGGCATGGCATACCTGAGGTGATATATGCCCAGGGCAAGGAGATAAAAGATATCGTATCAATATCAGATTCGATCCTGAAGCGGAGCGGGAAGCTTTTTATCACCAAGGCGTCAAAACCTGTGTTTCAAAAGATAGAGGCTCTATGCAGGAAGCATAAAAAGAAGGCTGAGTTTTATGAGAGGTCTGGTGTGATAATTGTAGGCGGCGAGAAGAAGAAGGAAGGCTTTGTAGCGGTCATCTCCGCAGGCACATCTGATATCTCTGTTGCTGAAGAGGCAGCGGTAACAGCATCATTTCTCGGAAGCAGGGTTGAGATAACTTATGATGTCGGAGTTGCCGGCCTGCACAGGCTTATGGATGCAAAGGATTCATTAAAGGACGCGAAGGTGCTGATAGTTGTCGCAGGGATGGAGGGCGCGCTGCCTTCAGTTGTCGGCGGGATGACAGACAAGCCTATCATCGCAGTTCCAACCTCGGTCGGATACGGCGTAAACCTCGGCGGCATTACCACGCTCTTTGCAATGCTGAGTTCATGCGTTCCCGGAATAGCTGTAATGAATATTGATAACGGTTTCGGCGCGGGTGTCCTGGCGCATAAGATAAATTTATTATGA
- a CDS encoding NAD(P)-dependent glycerol-3-phosphate dehydrogenase, producing the protein MKKIAVIGAGSWGTALAFLLGEKGYDVSLWVYEHELADEIAKSRVNAKFLPDAALPQNIIPSSSMRDVLKDAEVVLSVVPTQHTRMVFKQAVSLIPQGAHIVTASKGIENGTLLTVSQIIEEMTGRKTAALSGPSFAKEVIKKLPTAVTLASKSEDTGLALQKIFNTDYFRVYTNTDVLGVELGGALKNVMAIASGISDGLGLGSSARAALITRGLEEIIRLGVVMGADEKTFRGLSGMGDLVLTCTGVLSRNYTVGMRLGKGEKLKDIVSSMSMVAEGIATSESAYELSKKYRVEMPVVEQVFKTINEDKPPKDAVKELMARSLKAEH; encoded by the coding sequence ATGAAAAAGATCGCTGTCATAGGAGCGGGAAGCTGGGGAACCGCGCTGGCATTTCTGCTCGGGGAGAAGGGGTATGATGTTTCTCTCTGGGTATATGAGCATGAACTTGCTGATGAGATCGCAAAGAGCAGGGTCAATGCAAAATTCCTTCCTGACGCAGCACTTCCTCAAAACATTATACCTTCAAGCAGTATGCGTGATGTGCTTAAAGATGCTGAGGTTGTTCTCAGCGTTGTGCCTACACAGCACACAAGAATGGTCTTTAAGCAAGCTGTTTCTCTTATTCCTCAAGGCGCTCATATAGTGACAGCATCTAAAGGCATTGAGAACGGTACGCTTCTGACGGTCTCGCAGATAATTGAAGAGATGACCGGACGCAAGACGGCTGCCCTTTCAGGCCCGAGCTTTGCCAAAGAGGTGATAAAGAAACTTCCTACTGCTGTAACGTTAGCAAGCAAGAGTGAAGATACAGGCCTGGCGCTTCAGAAGATATTTAATACCGACTACTTCAGGGTCTATACAAATACCGATGTGCTTGGCGTTGAACTTGGCGGCGCGCTTAAAAATGTCATGGCTATAGCTTCAGGAATTTCAGACGGCCTCGGCCTCGGCTCAAGCGCGAGGGCTGCTCTTATCACAAGGGGGCTTGAGGAGATAATCCGGCTTGGCGTTGTCATGGGCGCGGATGAGAAGACATTCAGGGGGCTCAGCGGCATGGGCGATCTGGTGCTTACATGCACAGGCGTTCTGTCAAGGAACTATACCGTAGGCATGAGGCTCGGCAAAGGCGAGAAGCTTAAAGATATCGTCTCAAGCATGTCAATGGTGGCTGAAGGTATTGCGACCTCTGAATCAGCATATGAGCTCTCTAAAAAATACAGGGTAGAGATGCCTGTGGTTGAACAGGTCTTTAAAACTATTAATGAGGACAAGCCTCCAAAAGACGCGGTTAAAGAGCTGATGGCAAGAAGCCTGAAAGCGGAACATTAA
- a CDS encoding tetratricopeptide repeat protein, with amino-acid sequence MIIIHKIDDFLFNLFPKAKEAGKSVEILKAELGNYYTFGPYKPKVEIDEEFIKIEIDTSTILSQKSAFDTAIKYCESGNYKKAKPVLEKLVKNNPTVSEYHRVLGQIYSDEGHQEEGINCLIDALRWDPKNTNALIMMGNIFARDRNDIPTAMTYYEQALKVRSDDHIAMNNIGANLMQLGKVIEAERYFEKAYSINSNYPNTIYAMGMLRNIKGEYPAAFDYAIQSLKKSKINDPIYRHAVQLATEVSRKIVDRQTDRQTDRQIHLPY; translated from the coding sequence ATGATCATCATTCACAAAATAGATGATTTTCTTTTCAATCTTTTTCCGAAGGCAAAAGAGGCCGGAAAGAGTGTTGAGATATTGAAAGCTGAATTGGGGAATTATTACACCTTCGGCCCGTATAAACCTAAAGTCGAGATTGATGAAGAGTTTATAAAGATCGAGATAGACACCTCCACAATTCTCAGCCAGAAGTCGGCCTTTGATACCGCAATCAAATACTGTGAATCAGGTAATTATAAAAAGGCAAAGCCTGTTCTCGAAAAGCTCGTTAAGAACAATCCGACTGTTTCTGAATATCACAGGGTGTTAGGCCAGATATATTCTGATGAAGGTCATCAGGAAGAAGGCATCAACTGTCTGATTGATGCTTTGCGTTGGGATCCGAAGAATACCAATGCGTTGATTATGATGGGCAATATCTTTGCGAGGGACAGAAATGATATTCCTACCGCAATGACATATTACGAACAGGCATTGAAAGTGAGGTCGGATGACCATATTGCCATGAACAATATCGGTGCAAACCTCATGCAGTTGGGAAAAGTCATAGAGGCAGAACGCTATTTTGAAAAGGCATACTCCATCAACAGCAACTATCCGAATACGATTTACGCAATGGGTATGCTCCGCAATATTAAAGGAGAATATCCTGCTGCATTTGACTATGCGATTCAGAGTTTAAAGAAGAGCAAAATAAATGATCCCATATACAGGCATGCCGTACAACTCGCAACTGAAGTAAGCCGTAAAATTGTAGACAGACAGACAGACAGACAGACAGACAGACAGATACACCTGCCTTATTAG
- a CDS encoding type II toxin-antitoxin system VapC family toxin, with protein sequence MAEYPLKVICDTSIYIPFINQGIAHPAVFNETSAPLLYMSSVVVSELYAGAHDSQSIKLLDKLYHTFQNVGRLIVPNDEDWRQTGGIIAKNRKKYRYDSTYLSRLQNDILIACSARRIGAFVLTKNEKDFVRIREFVDFHIYGR encoded by the coding sequence TTGGCAGAATATCCGCTTAAGGTTATCTGCGACACCTCGATATATATCCCTTTTATAAATCAGGGAATCGCGCATCCTGCGGTTTTCAATGAGACATCCGCGCCATTACTATACATGAGTTCGGTTGTTGTTTCTGAACTTTACGCCGGAGCGCATGACAGCCAGTCCATTAAGCTTCTGGACAAGTTGTATCACACCTTTCAGAATGTCGGAAGACTGATAGTCCCCAATGACGAGGACTGGCGTCAAACCGGCGGCATCATCGCGAAGAACAGAAAAAAATACAGATATGACTCAACATATCTTTCCCGTCTGCAAAATGATATTCTTATCGCCTGCTCTGCCCGGAGAATCGGAGCGTTTGTGCTTACAAAAAATGAAAAGGATTTTGTGAGAATACGTGAGTTTGTGGATTTTCATATCTATGGGCGGTAA
- a CDS encoding nucleotide pyrophosphohydrolase produces the protein MNLPDIQQTLRKFAEARNWDQFHSPKNLSMALAAEAAELLEIFQWLTEEQSKDIVNSEKELAQVKEEIADVFIYLVRLADKLNIDIEKEVLAKIALNEKKYPVGLSKDNAVKYNRR, from the coding sequence ATGAACCTCCCTGACATCCAACAGACCCTCCGCAAGTTCGCTGAAGCCAGAAACTGGGATCAGTTTCACAGCCCGAAGAACCTCTCAATGGCTCTCGCCGCAGAAGCTGCTGAACTGCTTGAGATCTTCCAGTGGCTGACAGAAGAGCAGTCAAAGGATATCGTCAATTCTGAAAAAGAACTCGCACAGGTTAAAGAAGAGATAGCAGATGTCTTCATTTACCTCGTCCGCCTTGCTGATAAATTAAACATCGACATCGAAAAAGAAGTCCTCGCCAAGATCGCCCTCAATGAAAAGAAATACCCCGTCGGCCTCTCCAAAGACAACGCCGTAAAGTACAACAGAAGATAA
- a CDS encoding ORF6N domain-containing protein gives MKEIIPAATIEKKIYLIRSHNVMLDSDLAELYEVETKVLLQAVKRNIERFPDDFMFQLNNQEVMNLRSQIVTSSWGGRRYNPYSFTENGVAMLSGILNSKRAIHANIQIMRTFTKIRELLATHKDLRQKIEAMEKKYDSQFKIVFDAIRQLITPPETKSKKIIGFGKEK, from the coding sequence ATGAAAGAGATAATACCGGCTGCAACAATCGAGAAAAAGATATATCTGATACGTTCCCATAACGTCATGCTTGATAGCGATTTAGCAGAGCTATATGAAGTTGAAACAAAAGTTCTTCTTCAGGCTGTAAAAAGAAACATCGAACGGTTTCCTGACGATTTCATGTTTCAGCTTAACAATCAGGAAGTTATGAACTTGAGGTCACAAATTGTGACATCAAGTTGGGGTGGACGACGCTACAATCCATACTCCTTCACAGAAAATGGTGTTGCAATGCTCTCAGGTATTTTAAACAGCAAAAGAGCTATCCATGCAAATATTCAGATCATGAGAACTTTCACAAAGATCAGGGAATTACTTGCCACACATAAAGATTTGAGACAGAAAATTGAAGCAATGGAGAAGAAATACGATAGTCAATTCAAGATTGTTTTCGATGCCATCCGCCAGCTAATAACACCGCCTGAGACAAAGAGTAAAAAAATAATTGGTTTTGGAAAAGAAAAGTAA
- the gltX gene encoding glutamate--tRNA ligase encodes MTLTEKIRVRFAPSPTGFLHIGGARTALFNWLYAKHNNGTFILRIEDTDRTRSTDEFIDAIIDGMKWLGFSWDEGPFRQTERFDIYKKYVDKLLAEGNAYHCYCSPEELEAKRKEAMKEGRALKYNGKCRGLKEPVTGVEPVVRFRMPQDGVTVVHDLIKGVVEFNNEQLDDLIIQRSDGTPTYNLTVVVDDVDMEITHVIRGDDHLNNTPRQIQIYEALDYAVPKFAHLPMILGADKARLSKRHGATSVTAYRDMGYLPEALVNYLVRLGWSYGDQEVFTKEELIAHFSFEHIGKAAAVFNPEKLDWLNAQYIMGSSPERLAELVIPFLVKDGLLKEGGSIDMAWLSKAVLTLKERSKTLVELAESMRYYIAEEIKYDDKACKKFLNKDCLELLVELKERLAAASDFSSSALESIFKSIVEKHGANLGKLAQPVRVAITGGTASPGIFEVLEIVGKEKTVKRLEKAVEAIKAS; translated from the coding sequence ATGACTTTGACTGAAAAGATACGCGTACGATTTGCACCGAGCCCTACAGGTTTCCTTCACATCGGCGGGGCAAGGACGGCATTGTTCAACTGGCTTTACGCAAAGCACAATAACGGCACCTTCATATTAAGGATCGAAGATACTGACAGAACCCGTTCTACTGACGAATTCATTGACGCTATCATTGACGGCATGAAGTGGCTCGGGTTTAGCTGGGATGAAGGCCCGTTCAGGCAGACAGAGCGCTTTGATATCTACAAAAAATATGTAGACAAGCTTCTGGCAGAAGGCAATGCTTATCACTGTTACTGCTCTCCTGAGGAGCTTGAGGCAAAGCGAAAAGAGGCGATGAAAGAAGGCAGGGCGCTAAAATACAACGGGAAGTGCAGAGGGCTTAAAGAGCCTGTTACAGGAGTAGAACCGGTTGTAAGGTTCAGGATGCCGCAGGACGGCGTTACCGTAGTACATGACCTGATAAAGGGTGTTGTTGAATTTAATAATGAACAGCTTGATGACCTTATCATACAGCGTTCCGACGGCACTCCGACATATAACCTGACGGTTGTCGTTGATGACGTTGATATGGAGATAACCCATGTGATAAGAGGCGATGACCATCTCAATAATACTCCGAGGCAGATACAGATTTATGAGGCGCTGGATTATGCGGTGCCTAAGTTCGCGCATCTTCCGATGATACTCGGCGCTGACAAGGCGCGGCTCTCTAAAAGGCATGGCGCGACTTCAGTCACCGCTTACAGGGATATGGGGTATCTGCCTGAGGCGCTTGTCAATTATCTTGTGCGCCTCGGATGGTCTTACGGCGATCAGGAGGTCTTTACAAAGGAAGAGCTTATTGCACATTTCTCCTTTGAACATATCGGCAAGGCTGCTGCTGTATTTAATCCTGAAAAACTTGACTGGCTGAACGCTCAGTATATCATGGGTTCATCGCCGGAGAGGCTTGCTGAGCTTGTCATTCCTTTTTTGGTCAAAGATGGTTTGCTCAAAGAAGGCGGGTCAATTGACATGGCATGGCTGAGCAAGGCTGTCCTTACATTAAAAGAACGTTCAAAGACATTGGTCGAGCTTGCTGAGTCTATGCGCTACTATATTGCTGAAGAGATAAAATATGATGATAAGGCATGTAAGAAGTTCCTTAACAAAGATTGCCTTGAACTCTTAGTCGAACTGAAAGAGAGACTGGCAGCGGCTTCGGATTTTTCGTCATCAGCACTTGAAAGTATCTTCAAATCCATAGTTGAGAAGCACGGAGCAAACCTTGGGAAGCTCGCGCAGCCTGTCAGGGTCGCTATCACAGGCGGCACCGCAAGCCCCGGGATATTCGAGGTGCTTGAGATAGTAGGCAAAGAGAAGACTGTTAAAAGATTGGAAAAGGCTGTTGAGGCTATCAAAGCCTCGTAA
- the larC gene encoding nickel pincer cofactor biosynthesis protein LarC gives MMIVYFDCFSGISGDMILGALVDAGVSPEALKKELSKLPVHGYELKVKRVKRSGLAATKVDVVLKPSAVSHQQSAEKWKDIEKIITTSTLSKEIKQKGLLIFKRLFEAEAKVHGEKIQDVHLHELGAVDCIVDIFGALIGLDMLGITEIYSSPLNVGGGTVKTAHGILPVPAPATLELLKSVPVYSSGLEHELTTPTGAVIISSLAKGFMPFPDMKVSGTGLGAGGKELKEQPNVLTMILGEKFKNLPSPLFAKEGNILSPTLKKGEKGGFSDKDITIIETNIDDMNPQVYEYVMKKLFKAGALDVWLTNIIMKKGRPGIKLTVLCYKEKMDELSKIIFTETTSIGVRFYTAGREVLAREIKPVKTKFGNINVKVSRLDGKILKATPEYDDCKKIAKKLNVPLLKVIEAVKGRS, from the coding sequence ATTATGATCGTATACTTTGACTGTTTCTCAGGGATAAGCGGCGATATGATCCTCGGCGCGCTTGTTGACGCAGGCGTTTCTCCTGAAGCCTTAAAAAAGGAACTCTCCAAACTCCCTGTTCACGGATATGAATTAAAAGTTAAGAGAGTGAAAAGGTCAGGGCTTGCCGCAACAAAGGTTGATGTGGTTCTTAAGCCATCAGCAGTCAGCCATCAGCAGTCAGCTGAAAAATGGAAAGACATAGAGAAGATAATTACAACTTCAACACTCTCAAAAGAGATAAAACAGAAAGGTCTATTAATATTCAAAAGGCTCTTTGAGGCTGAGGCAAAGGTTCACGGTGAGAAAATTCAGGACGTTCATCTGCATGAGCTCGGCGCGGTTGATTGCATAGTAGATATATTTGGCGCGCTGATAGGTCTTGATATGCTCGGCATCACTGAGATTTATTCTTCTCCTTTAAATGTGGGAGGCGGCACGGTAAAGACAGCACATGGCATATTGCCTGTTCCGGCTCCGGCGACTCTGGAGCTTTTGAAAAGCGTTCCGGTCTACTCATCAGGCTTAGAGCATGAGCTTACAACCCCGACAGGCGCTGTGATAATATCGTCACTTGCAAAAGGATTTATGCCGTTTCCTGATATGAAAGTCTCGGGGACAGGATTAGGCGCAGGCGGCAAGGAGCTTAAAGAACAGCCGAATGTGCTGACGATGATTTTAGGAGAAAAATTTAAAAATCTCCCCTCACCCCTCTTTGCCAAAGAGGGGAATATTTTGAGTCCCACTTTAAAAAAGGGGGAGAAAGGGGGATTTTCAGATAAAGATATCACAATCATAGAAACCAATATTGATGACATGAACCCTCAGGTTTATGAGTATGTGATGAAGAAACTCTTTAAGGCGGGCGCGCTTGATGTCTGGCTGACAAATATCATAATGAAGAAGGGCAGGCCGGGTATCAAGCTGACGGTTCTCTGTTATAAAGAAAAAATGGATGAGCTTTCAAAGATCATATTTACAGAGACGACGAGCATCGGCGTGAGATTTTATACCGCAGGGCGTGAAGTGCTTGCGCGGGAGATAAAACCTGTAAAGACAAAGTTCGGGAATATCAATGTGAAGGTTTCACGCCTTGACGGAAAGATACTTAAGGCAACCCCGGAGTATGATGACTGCAAAAAGATAGCTAAGAAATTAAATGTACCCCTTCTGAAAGTTATAGAGGCAGTAAAGGGGAGATCTTAA